Proteins found in one Nocardia brasiliensis ATCC 700358 genomic segment:
- the glgB gene encoding 1,4-alpha-glucan branching protein GlgB produces the protein MRRRDLMLLAAGTHPDPHTVLGAHPHPDGMEIRALRPHADSVAARVGGVDHPLKSLGHGVFAAVVPYPELMDYRLVTTYPGGQTVLGADGYRFLPTVGELDLHLIGEGRHERLWDVLGAHPRRYTTLDGDVHGTSFAVWAPNARGVTVFGDFDGWGGQSAPMRALGTSGIWEVFVPDVGPGTMYKFRVHGADGRTIDHADPMAFATEVPPATASVVTESHHVWSDRQWLDTRARTDPTQAPMSVYEVHLGSWRPGLGYRELADQLADYVQAAGFTHIELLPIAEHPFGGSWGYQVTSYYAPTARFGSPDDFRAFVDRLHRAGIGVLLDWVPAHFPRDEWALARFDGTPLYEHADPRRGEQLDWGTYVFDFGRHEVRNFLVANARFWIEEFHIDGLRVDAVASMLYLDYSRPEGGWEPNVHGGRENLEAVDFLQDLNNTVHRHHPGVVTIAEESTSWPGVTRGTDVGGLGFTMKWNMGWMHDTLDFLGRDPIHRSWHHNEITFSLMYAWSENFVLPISHDEVVHGKGTLWTRMPGDDFAKASGVRALLAYMWGHPGKQLLFMGQDFGQFREWSHDRGLDWQELDNPLHLGITATVRALNTVYRERPALWSQDTTPGGYSWIEANDQANNVLSFLRYGSDGSVVACVYNFSGSVHGEYRVGLPGAGRWTEILNTDAAEYGGSGIGNMGAVEAMDEPWHGRPASATLALAPNSAVWLAPES, from the coding sequence ATGCGCCGAAGGGATCTGATGCTGCTCGCCGCGGGCACCCATCCCGATCCGCACACCGTGCTCGGCGCGCACCCCCATCCGGACGGCATGGAGATCAGAGCGCTACGCCCGCACGCGGATTCGGTGGCGGCCAGGGTCGGCGGCGTCGATCATCCGCTGAAGTCGTTGGGGCACGGGGTGTTCGCCGCGGTGGTGCCCTATCCCGAACTCATGGACTACCGCCTGGTGACGACCTATCCCGGCGGCCAGACGGTGCTCGGTGCCGACGGCTACCGATTCCTGCCTACAGTGGGCGAATTGGACCTGCACCTGATCGGCGAGGGCCGCCACGAACGACTCTGGGACGTGCTCGGCGCCCACCCGCGCCGATACACCACCCTCGACGGTGACGTGCACGGCACCTCGTTCGCCGTGTGGGCGCCGAATGCGCGCGGCGTCACCGTGTTCGGCGATTTCGACGGATGGGGCGGGCAGAGCGCGCCGATGCGCGCCCTCGGCACCTCGGGCATCTGGGAGGTGTTCGTGCCGGATGTCGGGCCCGGCACCATGTACAAGTTCCGGGTGCACGGCGCCGACGGCCGCACGATCGACCACGCCGACCCGATGGCATTCGCCACCGAGGTGCCGCCCGCCACGGCCTCGGTGGTGACCGAGAGCCACCACGTCTGGAGCGACCGGCAGTGGCTCGACACCCGCGCGCGGACCGATCCGACCCAGGCGCCGATGAGCGTCTACGAGGTGCACCTCGGTTCCTGGCGGCCCGGCCTCGGCTACCGCGAATTGGCCGACCAGCTGGCCGATTACGTGCAGGCGGCCGGATTCACGCACATCGAACTGCTGCCCATCGCCGAGCACCCGTTCGGCGGGTCCTGGGGGTATCAGGTCACCTCGTACTACGCCCCGACCGCGCGCTTCGGCAGCCCCGACGACTTCCGCGCCTTCGTCGACCGGCTGCACCGGGCAGGCATCGGCGTGCTGCTCGACTGGGTGCCCGCGCATTTCCCACGCGACGAATGGGCACTGGCCCGCTTCGACGGCACCCCGCTCTACGAACACGCCGATCCGCGGCGCGGTGAGCAACTCGACTGGGGCACCTACGTTTTCGACTTCGGGCGGCACGAGGTGCGCAACTTCCTGGTGGCCAACGCGCGCTTCTGGATCGAGGAGTTCCACATCGACGGCCTGCGCGTCGACGCCGTCGCCTCCATGCTGTACCTGGATTACTCACGCCCGGAAGGCGGTTGGGAGCCGAACGTGCACGGCGGCCGGGAAAACCTGGAGGCGGTGGACTTTCTGCAGGACCTCAACAACACCGTGCACCGCCACCACCCCGGCGTGGTCACCATCGCCGAGGAGTCCACCAGCTGGCCGGGCGTCACCCGCGGCACCGACGTCGGCGGCCTCGGCTTCACCATGAAGTGGAACATGGGCTGGATGCACGACACCCTCGACTTCCTGGGCCGCGACCCGATCCACCGGTCCTGGCACCACAACGAGATCACCTTCTCGCTGATGTACGCGTGGAGCGAGAACTTCGTGCTGCCGATCAGCCACGACGAGGTCGTGCACGGCAAAGGCACGCTGTGGACCCGGATGCCCGGCGACGATTTCGCCAAAGCCAGTGGGGTGCGCGCGCTGCTGGCCTACATGTGGGGACATCCCGGCAAGCAACTGTTGTTCATGGGCCAGGATTTCGGCCAGTTCCGCGAGTGGTCCCACGATCGCGGACTGGACTGGCAGGAACTGGACAACCCGCTGCACCTCGGCATCACCGCGACGGTGCGCGCGCTCAACACGGTGTACCGCGAACGTCCCGCGCTGTGGAGCCAGGACACCACACCGGGCGGCTACTCCTGGATCGAGGCGAACGATCAGGCCAACAACGTGCTGTCGTTCCTGCGCTACGGATCGGACGGTTCGGTGGTGGCCTGCGTCTACAACTTCTCCGGCTCGGTGCACGGCGAGTACCGTGTCGGGCTGCCCGGCGCGGGGCGGTGGACGGAGATCCTGAACACCGACGCCGCCGAATACGGCGGCTCCGGCATCGGCAACATGGGCGCGGTCGAGGCGATGGACGAACCGTGGCACGGCCGTCCGGCCTCGGCCACCCTCGCACTCGCCCCCAACAGCGCGGTCTGGCTGGCCCCGGAAAGCTGA
- a CDS encoding alpha-1,4-glucan--maltose-1-phosphate maltosyltransferase yields the protein MTGRIAIDDTAPSIAGGRPAKAVVGEVFPVRTVVWREGHDAVAATLAVRAPGSSRPVRIRMAPDFEPDVFNATFTPNLPGLWTYRIEGWSDPIATWRSAVEAKLAVGQSAADLDNDLELGARLLERAAQAVPKKQFERLRAAAAALRSDEQLPARVAPAFAEEIAEILRATPLRDMVTRGPQHTVQVDRQRALFGSWYEFFPRSTGGRDSSGAPIHGTFATAAKELPRIAAMGFDVVYLPPIHPIGAINRKGRNNTLVAEAGDVGSPWAIGSADGGHDAVHPALGTEADFAEFVDSATQLGLEVALDLALQCAPDHPWVAAHPEWFTTLPDGTIAFAENPPKKYQDIYPVNFDNDPDGLYAEVLRVVRHWIALGVKIFRVDNPHTKPADFWEWLIATVRRDDPDVLFLSEAFTRPARLYGLARRGFTQSYTYFTWRVAKWELADFGRELAAKADEARPNLFVNTPDILHESLQHGGPGMFAVRAVLAATLAPTWGVYSGFELFEHQAVRPGSEEYLDSEKYELRPRPFAEALARGESLEPWLTRLNEIRRAHPALQQLRCIHFHHVDNDALIAYSKIDPSSGDAVLVVVNLNPFGAEWGMLSLDLPAIGREWHDHPVVQDEVSGEEYHWAQTNYVRLDPAHAVAHILALPPVGQQARTELAYRSTL from the coding sequence GTGACCGGCCGCATCGCAATCGATGACACTGCCCCGTCCATCGCAGGCGGTCGACCTGCCAAGGCCGTCGTCGGGGAGGTCTTCCCGGTGCGCACCGTGGTCTGGCGGGAGGGGCACGACGCCGTCGCCGCGACCCTGGCGGTGCGGGCGCCCGGTTCGTCGCGACCGGTCCGGATCCGGATGGCCCCCGACTTCGAGCCCGATGTCTTCAACGCCACCTTCACGCCGAACCTGCCCGGCCTCTGGACCTATCGCATCGAGGGCTGGAGTGATCCGATCGCCACCTGGCGTTCGGCGGTGGAGGCCAAGCTCGCGGTCGGGCAGAGCGCCGCCGACCTGGACAACGATCTCGAGCTCGGCGCCCGGCTGCTGGAGCGCGCCGCGCAGGCCGTGCCGAAGAAGCAGTTCGAGCGATTGCGCGCCGCCGCAGCGGCTTTGCGCAGCGACGAGCAGCTGCCTGCCCGGGTCGCGCCCGCGTTCGCCGAGGAGATCGCCGAGATTCTGCGCGCTACGCCCTTGCGCGACATGGTGACTCGCGGCCCGCAGCACACCGTGCAGGTGGATCGGCAGCGCGCGCTGTTCGGGTCGTGGTACGAGTTCTTCCCCCGCTCCACCGGCGGCCGGGACAGCTCCGGCGCACCGATCCACGGCACCTTCGCCACGGCGGCAAAGGAATTGCCGCGGATCGCCGCGATGGGCTTCGACGTGGTCTATTTGCCGCCGATCCACCCGATCGGTGCGATCAACCGCAAGGGCCGCAACAACACGCTGGTCGCCGAAGCGGGCGATGTCGGTTCGCCGTGGGCGATCGGTTCCGCGGACGGTGGCCACGACGCCGTGCATCCCGCACTCGGCACCGAGGCGGATTTCGCCGAGTTCGTCGACAGCGCAACGCAACTCGGCCTGGAAGTGGCCTTGGATCTGGCCTTGCAGTGCGCGCCCGATCATCCGTGGGTGGCCGCGCATCCGGAGTGGTTCACCACCCTGCCGGACGGCACCATCGCCTTCGCGGAGAATCCGCCGAAGAAGTACCAGGACATCTACCCGGTCAACTTCGACAACGATCCCGACGGCCTGTACGCCGAGGTGCTGCGCGTGGTCCGGCATTGGATCGCGTTGGGCGTGAAGATCTTCCGGGTCGACAACCCGCACACCAAGCCCGCCGACTTCTGGGAGTGGCTGATCGCCACCGTGCGCCGCGACGACCCGGACGTGCTCTTCCTGTCCGAGGCCTTCACCCGACCGGCCCGGCTGTATGGACTGGCGCGACGCGGATTCACCCAGTCCTACACATATTTCACCTGGCGCGTGGCGAAGTGGGAGCTCGCCGACTTCGGCCGAGAACTGGCCGCCAAGGCCGACGAGGCCAGGCCCAATCTGTTCGTCAACACCCCGGACATCCTGCACGAGAGTCTGCAGCACGGCGGGCCGGGCATGTTCGCCGTCCGCGCGGTGCTGGCCGCCACCCTCGCGCCGACCTGGGGCGTGTACTCCGGTTTCGAGCTGTTCGAACACCAGGCGGTGCGACCGGGCAGCGAGGAGTACCTGGATTCGGAGAAGTACGAGTTGCGTCCGCGTCCGTTCGCCGAAGCTCTGGCGCGCGGGGAATCACTGGAGCCGTGGCTCACCCGGCTCAACGAGATCCGCCGGGCCCATCCGGCGCTGCAACAGTTGCGCTGCATCCACTTTCACCACGTGGACAACGACGCGCTGATCGCCTATTCGAAGATCGATCCGAGCAGCGGCGACGCCGTCCTGGTGGTGGTGAACCTGAATCCGTTCGGCGCCGAATGGGGCATGCTCTCACTCGATCTGCCCGCCATCGGCCGGGAATGGCATGACCATCCGGTGGTGCAGGACGAGGTCAGCGGCGAGGAATACCACTGGGCCCAAACGAATTACGTGCGCCTGGACCCGGCGCACGCGGTCGCGCACATCCTCGCGCTGCCCCCGGTCGGCCAGCAGGCACGCACCGAACTGGCCTATCGGAGCACCCTGTGA
- a CDS encoding LysE family translocator, with translation MPHWVAVLPQFLLACLILAALPVPATALFLQRAVRDGRKAGLAAVAGNEIGVFGWSLAGGAGLSVLLVANHFMNTALHIVGALVLIWLGIQAWRGAGRDDEFGGAMTKLLPSGRTPGSAFRASLLSIAANPKAAVFGLTILPQFLPSSGPVLASVIALVLIQVLIDTAWCVGIVLAADRAGTWLRRTGIRQRVERALGAILVALGLGLAADAR, from the coding sequence ATGCCGCACTGGGTCGCCGTTCTTCCGCAATTCCTGCTGGCCTGTTTGATCCTGGCCGCGCTCCCCGTGCCCGCAACGGCACTGTTCCTCCAGCGTGCGGTGCGCGACGGACGCAAGGCGGGATTGGCCGCGGTCGCCGGGAACGAGATCGGCGTGTTCGGCTGGAGCCTCGCGGGCGGCGCCGGACTCTCGGTGCTGCTGGTCGCCAACCACTTCATGAACACCGCGCTGCATATCGTCGGCGCGTTGGTGCTGATCTGGCTCGGCATCCAGGCCTGGCGCGGGGCGGGGCGCGACGACGAGTTCGGCGGCGCGATGACCAAGCTGCTGCCGAGCGGGCGCACCCCAGGCTCGGCCTTCCGCGCGTCACTGCTCTCGATCGCCGCCAACCCGAAGGCGGCGGTGTTCGGCCTGACGATCCTGCCGCAGTTCCTGCCGTCCAGCGGTCCGGTGCTGGCCAGCGTGATCGCCCTGGTGCTGATCCAGGTGCTGATCGATACCGCGTGGTGCGTCGGCATCGTGCTCGCCGCCGACCGCGCCGGCACCTGGCTGCGCCGCACCGGCATCCGGCAGCGGGTGGAGCGGGCACTCGGCGCGATCCTGGTCGCGCTCGGACTCGGCCTCGCAGCCGACGCCCGCTGA
- a CDS encoding TetR/AcrR family transcriptional regulator → MPSTIRTQQREETRRALLHTSRRLFAAKGYGAVGLSEIVSATGVTKGALYHHFDSKAALFGAVLEQVQQEVGARVSAAAETVTDPWDQLIAGCEAFLTACTDPEIQRIMLIDGPAVLGWNEWRALDAAASARHLEEALQTLIDAGVLARQPVAPLTHLLSGAMNEAALWLATTTDLRALTDTTAALRRLLEGCRA, encoded by the coding sequence ATGCCGAGCACGATCCGCACCCAGCAGCGGGAGGAGACCCGGCGCGCGCTGTTGCATACGAGCCGGCGCCTGTTCGCGGCGAAAGGCTATGGCGCCGTTGGCCTGTCGGAGATCGTCTCGGCGACGGGCGTGACCAAGGGCGCGCTTTATCACCACTTCGACAGCAAGGCCGCGCTGTTCGGCGCGGTGCTGGAACAGGTGCAGCAGGAGGTCGGCGCGCGAGTTTCAGCGGCCGCCGAAACCGTCACCGACCCGTGGGATCAACTGATCGCGGGCTGCGAAGCCTTCCTGACCGCCTGTACCGATCCAGAGATCCAGCGGATCATGCTGATCGACGGACCCGCGGTGCTCGGCTGGAACGAATGGCGCGCGCTGGACGCGGCCGCCTCGGCCCGCCATCTCGAGGAAGCGCTGCAAACGCTGATCGACGCGGGCGTACTCGCCCGGCAGCCCGTCGCGCCGCTCACCCACCTGCTCTCCGGCGCGATGAACGAGGCGGCCCTGTGGTTGGCCACCACCACCGATCTCCGGGCACTCACCGATACGACAGCCGCTCTGCGCCGTCTGCTGGAGGGCTGCCGCGCCTAG
- a CDS encoding VOC family protein, whose protein sequence is MKLSSFYPVIGTTDIAAARDFYTTWLGFEITFEADWYVSLRREGERTYELALLDYTHPTVPAAYRKPVQGLLLNFEVDDVDAEWERLVVQGGHKAELEIRSEDFGQRHFIIADPSGVLIDVIKEIPPAGDYVAQFSAEYAAEKFGAQ, encoded by the coding sequence ATGAAACTGAGCAGCTTCTACCCGGTCATCGGCACCACCGACATCGCGGCGGCCCGCGACTTCTACACCACCTGGCTGGGATTCGAGATCACCTTCGAGGCGGACTGGTATGTGAGCTTGCGTCGCGAAGGCGAGCGCACCTACGAACTCGCGCTGCTCGACTACACCCACCCGACCGTGCCCGCGGCCTATCGCAAACCGGTGCAGGGTCTGCTGCTGAACTTCGAGGTGGACGACGTGGACGCCGAGTGGGAGCGCCTCGTCGTGCAGGGTGGCCACAAAGCGGAACTGGAGATCCGGTCCGAGGACTTCGGTCAGCGCCACTTCATCATCGCCGACCCCAGCGGCGTGCTGATCGACGTGATCAAGGAGATCCCGCCCGCCGGCGACTACGTGGCGCAGTTCTCCGCGGAGTACGCGGCGGAGAAGTTCGGTGCGCAGTAG
- the glgP gene encoding alpha-glucan family phosphorylase: protein MKALRRFTVRAHLPERLAALGELATNLRWSWHPPTQDLFAELDPQRWLEMGHDPVRMLGEVPAARVDELAADPDYVRRVDAAAADLRDYLAAPSWFERRAGEEGVRGIAYFSMEFGVTEVLPNYSGGLGILAGDHLKAASDLGLPLIGVGLLYRSGYFRQTLSADGWQTEHYPDLDPQGLPLRLLTSEQADSETAPVLIHVAMPDQRVLRARVWIAQVGRVPLLLLDSDIAENDPELRAVTDRLYGGDQEHRIRQEILAGIGGVRAVRAYTAANGLPDPDVFHMNEGHAGFLGVERIREFVAAGKDYDTALAAVRAGTVFTTHTPVPAGIDRFPMPMVRRYFGGAHGESESAMLPGLSVDRIVALGREADPSVFNMAHMGLRLAQRANGVSKLHGEVSRAMFAGLWPGFDAAEVPIGSVTNGVHAPTWAAREWFDKAREHIGAELVEEARGWERLRDVDLGELWSTRNALRAILVAEVRRRVRASWLDRGAAEAELGWVDSVFDPDVLTVGFARRVPTYKRLTLMLRDPERLRAQLLDPQRPMQLVVAGKSHPADDGGKALIQQVVRFADDPAVRHRIVFLPDYDMSMARYLYWGCDVWLNNPLRPLEACGTSGMKSALNGGLNLSIRDGWWDEMYDGENGWAIPTADGVSDEHRRDDLEAAALYDLFERTVAPRFYDRDAAGMPVRWVEMVRHTLQTLGPKVLASRMVRDYAVEYYAPAANAYQQATADDFAVARAIADYRRRVEAAWPSVKVIQVDSAGLPDTPIIGARLSLTARIDLGGLAVGDVVVQAVLGRVSPSDDLSDVVTIPMTHQGSDSGVAHFVVDTPVPLSGAVGYTVRVLPHNDLLAGDAELGLVAAPHA, encoded by the coding sequence GTGAAGGCCCTCCGTCGTTTCACCGTCCGTGCCCATCTGCCCGAGCGGCTGGCCGCCCTCGGGGAGCTCGCCACGAACCTGCGGTGGTCGTGGCATCCGCCGACCCAGGACCTGTTCGCCGAGCTGGATCCGCAGCGGTGGCTGGAAATGGGTCACGACCCGGTGCGCATGCTCGGCGAGGTACCCGCCGCGCGGGTCGACGAGCTGGCGGCCGACCCCGACTACGTGCGCCGGGTGGACGCCGCGGCCGCGGATCTGCGCGACTACCTCGCGGCGCCGAGCTGGTTCGAGCGCCGGGCGGGGGAGGAGGGCGTGCGCGGGATCGCGTACTTCTCCATGGAGTTCGGCGTCACCGAGGTGCTGCCCAACTACTCCGGCGGGCTCGGCATCCTGGCGGGCGATCACCTGAAGGCGGCCTCGGATCTCGGCCTGCCGCTGATCGGCGTCGGATTGCTGTACCGCTCCGGCTATTTCCGTCAGACGCTGTCCGCCGACGGCTGGCAGACCGAGCACTACCCGGACCTGGACCCGCAGGGGCTGCCGTTGCGGCTGCTGACCTCCGAGCAGGCGGATTCGGAGACCGCGCCGGTGCTCATCCACGTCGCGATGCCCGACCAGCGGGTGCTGCGGGCCCGGGTGTGGATCGCGCAGGTCGGCCGGGTGCCGCTGTTGCTGCTGGATTCCGATATCGCCGAGAACGATCCGGAACTGCGCGCGGTGACCGACCGCCTCTACGGTGGCGATCAGGAACATCGGATCAGGCAGGAGATTCTGGCCGGTATCGGCGGCGTGCGCGCGGTGCGCGCCTACACCGCCGCGAACGGTCTGCCCGATCCCGACGTGTTCCACATGAACGAGGGTCACGCGGGCTTCCTCGGCGTCGAGCGCATCCGTGAATTCGTCGCCGCCGGAAAGGATTACGATACGGCGCTGGCCGCGGTCCGGGCCGGGACGGTGTTCACCACGCACACGCCGGTGCCGGCGGGTATCGACCGGTTCCCGATGCCGATGGTGCGCCGCTACTTCGGCGGAGCGCACGGTGAATCCGAATCCGCCATGCTGCCAGGGCTTTCCGTCGATCGGATCGTCGCGCTCGGGCGTGAGGCCGATCCGTCCGTGTTCAACATGGCGCATATGGGATTGCGACTTGCCCAGCGCGCCAACGGTGTATCGAAACTGCACGGCGAGGTCAGCCGTGCCATGTTCGCCGGACTGTGGCCGGGTTTCGACGCCGCCGAGGTGCCGATCGGCTCGGTGACCAACGGCGTGCACGCGCCGACCTGGGCGGCCCGCGAATGGTTCGACAAGGCGCGCGAGCATATCGGTGCCGAACTCGTCGAAGAGGCGCGTGGCTGGGAGCGGCTGCGCGACGTCGATCTCGGCGAGCTGTGGTCGACCCGAAACGCGTTGCGCGCCATTCTGGTTGCCGAGGTGCGCCGCCGGGTGCGCGCGTCCTGGCTGGACCGCGGCGCGGCCGAAGCCGAATTGGGTTGGGTGGACAGCGTTTTCGACCCCGACGTGCTGACCGTCGGTTTCGCGCGCCGGGTGCCGACCTACAAGCGGCTCACGCTGATGCTGCGCGATCCGGAACGGTTGCGGGCCCAGCTGCTCGACCCGCAGCGGCCGATGCAGCTGGTGGTCGCGGGCAAGAGCCACCCCGCCGACGACGGCGGCAAGGCGCTCATCCAGCAGGTGGTCCGGTTCGCCGACGACCCCGCGGTGCGGCACCGCATCGTCTTCCTGCCCGACTACGACATGTCGATGGCCCGCTACCTGTACTGGGGTTGCGATGTGTGGCTGAACAATCCGCTGCGTCCGCTGGAAGCGTGCGGCACCTCCGGCATGAAGTCCGCACTGAACGGCGGACTGAACCTGTCCATCCGGGACGGCTGGTGGGACGAGATGTACGACGGCGAAAACGGTTGGGCCATCCCGACCGCCGACGGCGTCAGCGACGAGCACCGCCGCGACGATCTGGAAGCCGCCGCGCTCTACGACCTGTTCGAGCGCACGGTCGCGCCCCGCTTCTACGACCGTGATGCCGCGGGCATGCCGGTGCGCTGGGTCGAGATGGTGCGTCACACCTTGCAGACCCTCGGCCCGAAAGTGCTGGCCTCCCGGATGGTTCGGGACTACGCGGTCGAGTACTACGCGCCCGCCGCCAACGCCTACCAGCAGGCGACGGCCGACGATTTCGCGGTCGCCCGCGCCATCGCCGACTACCGCCGCCGGGTCGAGGCGGCGTGGCCGTCGGTGAAGGTGATCCAGGTGGACAGCGCGGGCCTGCCGGATACGCCGATCATCGGGGCGCGGCTGTCGCTGACCGCGCGCATCGATCTCGGCGGTCTCGCGGTCGGCGACGTGGTGGTGCAGGCCGTGCTCGGCCGGGTGTCGCCGTCCGACGACCTGTCCGATGTGGTGACCATTCCGATGACCCACCAGGGTTCGGACTCCGGGGTGGCGCACTTCGTCGTCGACACGCCCGTGCCGCTGTCCGGCGCCGTCGGATACACGGTGCGCGTGCTGCCGCACAACGACCTGCTCGCCGGTGACGCGGAGCTGGGCTTGGTGGCCGCGCCGCACGCATAG
- a CDS encoding NCS2 family permease: MATAAPTEPRGRIDAFFGISATGSTMKRELMAGTVTFLAMSYVLAVNPSVLGDEGALGAKGIPMQAVFTATAVAAVFGTLVMGLWAKYPIALAPGMGLNAFFAYSVVLGMGIPWEVALSGTFLSGVIFFVLAITKVRERILNAIPMQMKLAVGAGIGLFVAFLGLKNAGIVVNSDATLVTLGDFTKGTTLLALFGLVVTVVFLVIGWHGAVLYGIVLTAAVGIVSGLVDLPDGVVAAPKGLEHTFGQAIINLPDAFTAQMAVVILTMLFVDFFDASGTLIGVANQAGLLDKDGKLPRAASALAADSVGTMAGAVIGTSTTTAYVESTAGVSAGGRTGLTAVTTAGWFLVAMFCYPIFAVVAGSGEVTAPALIVVGILMARALGEIDWNRLEYSVPAFITIVMMPLTYSIANGLAMGMLFYPIVMVAKGRIKDVHPAMWALLVVFLGYFFFLAE; the protein is encoded by the coding sequence ATGGCCACCGCCGCACCGACCGAGCCCCGAGGTCGCATCGACGCGTTCTTCGGTATCAGCGCGACCGGTTCGACCATGAAACGCGAGTTGATGGCGGGCACGGTCACGTTCCTGGCCATGTCCTATGTGCTCGCCGTGAACCCGTCGGTGCTCGGCGACGAGGGCGCGCTCGGCGCCAAGGGCATTCCGATGCAGGCCGTGTTCACCGCGACCGCCGTCGCCGCGGTGTTCGGCACGCTCGTCATGGGGCTGTGGGCCAAGTACCCGATCGCGCTCGCGCCCGGCATGGGCCTCAACGCCTTCTTCGCCTACTCGGTGGTGCTCGGCATGGGCATTCCGTGGGAGGTCGCGCTGTCGGGCACCTTCCTGTCCGGCGTCATCTTCTTCGTGCTCGCGATCACCAAGGTGCGCGAGCGCATCCTCAACGCGATCCCGATGCAGATGAAGCTCGCCGTCGGCGCGGGCATCGGGTTGTTCGTGGCGTTCCTCGGGTTGAAGAACGCGGGCATCGTGGTGAACAGCGACGCCACCCTGGTCACCCTCGGCGATTTCACCAAGGGCACCACCCTGCTCGCCCTGTTCGGGCTCGTCGTGACCGTGGTGTTCCTCGTCATCGGCTGGCACGGCGCGGTGCTCTACGGCATCGTGCTCACCGCGGCGGTCGGCATCGTCAGCGGGCTCGTCGACCTGCCCGACGGTGTGGTCGCGGCGCCGAAAGGCTTGGAGCACACCTTCGGTCAGGCGATCATCAACCTGCCCGACGCCTTCACCGCTCAGATGGCCGTCGTCATCCTCACCATGCTGTTCGTCGACTTCTTCGACGCCTCCGGCACGCTGATCGGCGTCGCCAACCAGGCGGGCCTGCTCGACAAGGACGGCAAGCTGCCGCGCGCGGCCAGCGCGCTGGCCGCCGACTCCGTCGGCACCATGGCGGGCGCCGTCATCGGCACCTCCACCACCACCGCGTACGTCGAGTCCACCGCGGGCGTCTCCGCCGGCGGACGCACCGGGCTGACCGCCGTCACCACCGCGGGCTGGTTCCTCGTCGCCATGTTCTGTTATCCGATCTTCGCGGTCGTCGCGGGATCAGGCGAGGTCACCGCGCCCGCGCTCATCGTGGTCGGCATCCTGATGGCGCGTGCCCTCGGCGAGATCGACTGGAATCGTCTCGAATACTCCGTGCCCGCGTTCATCACCATCGTGATGATGCCGCTGACCTACTCGATCGCGAACGGCTTGGCCATGGGCATGCTGTTTTATCCGATTGTGATGGTGGCGAAGGGCCGGATCAAGGACGTGCATCCGGCGATGTGGGCCTTGCTCGTCGTGTTCCTCGGCTACTTCTTCTTCCTTGCGGAGTGA
- a CDS encoding DoxX family protein has product MTTKSVLERTTTNPQLDGITVDIGLLIIRVVFGALMAVHGAQKLFGWFKGPGWSANAEGFELSGYNPGKLFGTLAGLTEFVGGLMLVGGLLTPLAGAIILGTMINAINSLWSLGLFGKDTYEMPLLFAAVGAAIAFTGPGQFSLDHGRPWQRQGFVWGAGAVVLAVAAAILTLILKWVL; this is encoded by the coding sequence ATGACCACGAAATCTGTACTGGAACGCACCACTACCAATCCCCAGCTGGACGGTATCACCGTCGACATCGGACTGCTGATCATCCGCGTCGTGTTCGGCGCGCTGATGGCGGTACACGGTGCGCAAAAATTGTTCGGCTGGTTCAAAGGTCCCGGCTGGAGTGCCAATGCCGAAGGCTTCGAACTCTCCGGCTACAACCCGGGCAAACTGTTCGGCACCCTCGCCGGGCTCACGGAATTCGTCGGCGGCCTGATGCTCGTCGGCGGTCTGCTGACACCGCTGGCCGGCGCGATCATCCTGGGCACGATGATCAACGCGATCAACTCGCTGTGGAGCTTGGGGCTGTTCGGTAAGGACACCTACGAGATGCCGTTGCTGTTCGCCGCGGTCGGCGCGGCCATCGCCTTCACCGGGCCGGGCCAGTTCTCGCTGGATCACGGTCGTCCGTGGCAGCGGCAAGGATTCGTCTGGGGAGCAGGCGCAGTTGTCCTCGCCGTCGCCGCGGCGATACTTACCCTGATCCTGAAATGGGTTCTGTAA
- a CDS encoding RidA family protein, translated as MAIEISNPAELHDPTGFGYSHVARVTGELVLIAGQYDSDAQGHTTSGDFAAQVDNAFANLGIALRSAGLGYADVAQLRTFIVDHNLDKLAVLGKKIAEIWGDRPPVQTLAGVAALALPDMQFEVDAVAVRG; from the coding sequence ATGGCCATCGAGATCAGCAACCCCGCGGAACTGCACGACCCCACCGGCTTCGGCTACAGCCATGTGGCGCGGGTGACCGGCGAACTGGTGCTCATCGCGGGACAGTACGACTCCGACGCGCAAGGGCACACCACCAGCGGCGACTTCGCCGCCCAGGTCGACAACGCCTTCGCCAACCTCGGAATCGCTTTGCGCTCAGCCGGTTTGGGCTACGCGGACGTGGCGCAACTGCGCACCTTCATCGTCGACCACAACCTGGACAAGCTCGCGGTGCTCGGCAAGAAGATCGCCGAGATCTGGGGCGACCGCCCGCCCGTGCAGACCCTCGCGGGCGTCGCCGCCCTCGCCCTGCCCGACATGCAATTCGAAGTCGACGCCGTCGCCGTCCGCGGCTGA